The following proteins are encoded in a genomic region of Pseudorca crassidens isolate mPseCra1 chromosome 5, mPseCra1.hap1, whole genome shotgun sequence:
- the PLSCR1 gene encoding phospholipid scramblase 1 isoform X1: protein MDKQNVQMNDPHPGTQLPGGYPPEHPPAAFPGPPGYTGYPGTQAGYPVPPAGYSGAGPVGFPVPYQPVTSQPGAPAGVPWMPAPSPPLNCPPGLEYLTQIDQLLIHQQIELLEVLTGFETCNKYEIKNSLGQRIYFAAEDTDCCTRNCCGPSRPFTMRILDNMGREVITLDRPLRCTSCCFPCCLQEIEIQAPPGVPVGYVTQTWHPCLPKFTLQNERREDVLRLTGPCIVCSCCADVDFEIKSLDDKYVVGKISKQWTGLVRELFTDVDNFGIQFPLDLDVKMKAVMLGACFLIDFMFFETTRNE, encoded by the exons GACCTCCAGGATATACTGGCTATCCTGGCACCCAGGCTGGCTATCCAGTCCCGCCAGCTGGCTATTCAGGTGCTGGCCCAGTCGGCTTTCCTGTCCCATACCAACCAGTGACTAGTCAGCCAGGCGCACCTGCAGGGGTACCATGGATGCCAGCACCATCACCTCCATTAAACTGTCCACCCGGATTGGAATATTTGACTCAG ATAGATCAACTATTGATTCATCAGCAAATTGAACTTCTGGAAG tCTTAACAGGTTTTGAAACTTGTAACAAGTATGAAATTAAGAACAGCCTTGGACAGAGAATTTACTTTGCAGCAGAGGATACTGATTGCTGTACCCGAAATTGCTGTGGGCCTTCTAGGCCTTTTACAATGAGGATTCTTGATAATATGGGCCGAGAAGTCATAACTCTGGACAGACCACTAAGGTGTACCAGCTGTTGTTTTCCCTGCTGCCTGCAGGAG ATAGAAATCCAGGCTCCTCCTGGTGTACCAGTAGGTTATGTTACTCAGACCTGGCACCCATGCCTGCCAAAGTTTACACTTCAAAATGAGAGGAGAGAGGATGTGCTAAGACTTACTGGTCCATGTATTGTCTGCAGCTGTTGTGCAGATGTTGATTTTGAG attaaatCTCTTGACGATAAATATGTGGTTGGCAAGATTTCCAAGCAGTGGACTGGCCTTGTGAGAGAGTTATTTACAGATGTCGATAACTTTGGCATCCAGTTCCCTTTAGACCTTGATGTGAAAATGAAAGCTGTGATGCTCGGCGCATGTTTCCTCATT gACTTCATGTTTTTTGAAACGACTAGAAATGAATAG